The following proteins are encoded in a genomic region of Dialister hominis:
- the rsmA gene encoding 16S rRNA (adenine(1518)-N(6)/adenine(1519)-N(6))-dimethyltransferase RsmA gives MLDANLADRKVVQYVINRFGIHAKHRLGQNFLVRPDIVAAIADAAEITPDVSVMEIGAGIGTLTQALAERGSDVIAFEVDQSLKRVLDSTLEKYKNVTIIYEDVLKADLKGILGDKEWHCAANLPYYITTPILLSLIHSDLPISLFVFMTQKEVADRILADPGTKDYGALTLAVQYYCTAERVLDIPPTAFIPRPQVTSTVLRLRRRSEPAVSVKDSKLLFSLIKMGFAQRRKVFTNAVKFGGIPNEISRKIFEVTGIDGSRRGETFSLEEYAALADAWYDLIHD, from the coding sequence ATGCTAGATGCAAACTTAGCTGACCGGAAAGTGGTTCAGTATGTCATAAATCGTTTCGGGATTCACGCAAAGCATAGATTGGGACAGAATTTTCTCGTCCGCCCGGATATTGTAGCTGCTATAGCGGATGCGGCTGAAATAACACCGGACGTTTCTGTTATGGAAATAGGTGCAGGCATTGGTACGCTTACACAGGCTTTGGCAGAAAGAGGATCTGACGTCATTGCCTTTGAAGTGGATCAGAGTTTGAAACGTGTCCTTGATTCGACACTGGAAAAATATAAGAATGTCACAATTATTTATGAGGATGTTCTGAAGGCTGATCTCAAGGGAATTTTAGGGGATAAAGAATGGCACTGTGCGGCAAATCTTCCGTACTATATAACAACGCCTATACTCTTATCTCTGATTCATTCAGATCTTCCCATTTCCCTTTTTGTATTTATGACGCAAAAAGAAGTAGCCGACAGGATTCTGGCAGATCCGGGAACAAAGGACTATGGTGCGCTTACACTGGCTGTACAGTATTACTGCACGGCGGAGAGGGTCCTGGATATCCCTCCGACAGCATTCATCCCGCGTCCTCAGGTTACTTCCACTGTCTTAAGGCTCAGAAGAAGAAGCGAGCCTGCCGTTTCCGTCAAAGACAGCAAGCTTCTCTTCAGCTTGATCAAGATGGGATTTGCGCAGAGAAGAAAGGTCTTTACGAATGCCGTTAAGTTTGGCGGCATACCTAATGAAATCAGCAGGAAGATTTTCGAGGTGACGGGGATCGATGGCTCAAGAAGAGGGGAAACATTCTCGCTTGAAGAATATGCAGCCCTTGCTGATGCCTGGTATGACCTGATTCATGATTAA
- a CDS encoding cation diffusion facilitator family transporter, producing MELGFLKDNPRSSKAMLTCAIGLAVNFILASAKIFAGWSSGFLSVMGDGFNNLTDMGSIILLMMTFYYAAKPSDKEHPFGHGRLEYINATVMAAIILYVGITLFIESAHKISNPTDTEYSPLIIISLTLGIIGKLFLAWQYKKTGKEINSESFNAYSADSLSDLLSTSSVLAATLVESFFHYHIDGYMGVLMSLVILWTGYTIMKKAVNSIMGSTPDPEIYESIKNCILGCKGVYGVHDLIVHDYGPENHFATAHVELDSSLTFMQSHELSENVTTVLREKLNIQAVIHADPKAVSNPREAEYQRDLEAAIYRSGLPLSYHDFFVQEKEGEIDLSFELALTGYCKLNDGEIYHAISDELRKINPAYHIETMIDRNFISGKIYGND from the coding sequence ATGGAACTGGGATTTCTAAAAGATAATCCAAGAAGCAGTAAGGCAATGCTTACTTGCGCTATTGGTCTTGCAGTTAACTTTATATTAGCCTCCGCCAAAATCTTTGCCGGCTGGTCGAGCGGTTTCTTATCTGTTATGGGAGACGGGTTTAACAATTTAACAGATATGGGATCAATCATTTTATTGATGATGACCTTCTATTACGCTGCAAAACCCTCGGATAAAGAGCATCCATTTGGCCACGGGCGCCTGGAATACATCAATGCTACCGTTATGGCTGCCATTATCCTATATGTCGGCATTACGCTTTTCATAGAATCAGCGCATAAGATTTCCAATCCGACAGATACGGAATATTCTCCTTTGATCATTATCAGCTTAACACTGGGCATCATCGGAAAATTATTTCTGGCATGGCAGTATAAGAAGACAGGGAAGGAGATCAATTCTGAATCATTCAATGCTTACAGCGCGGATTCTTTGTCAGACCTCCTGTCCACCTCAAGCGTCTTGGCGGCAACTTTAGTCGAGTCTTTCTTTCATTACCATATTGACGGATACATGGGCGTATTGATGTCGCTGGTCATCCTATGGACAGGATATACGATTATGAAAAAAGCGGTGAATTCAATTATGGGTTCTACGCCGGATCCCGAGATTTATGAAAGCATAAAAAACTGCATCCTTGGATGCAAGGGCGTGTATGGTGTGCATGACCTGATTGTGCATGATTACGGTCCTGAAAATCATTTTGCTACAGCGCATGTAGAGCTGGACAGCTCATTGACCTTTATGCAAAGCCATGAGCTTTCAGAAAATGTCACGACTGTTCTGCGTGAAAAACTGAATATCCAGGCGGTGATCCATGCCGATCCTAAAGCGGTATCCAATCCAAGGGAGGCAGAATATCAAAGAGATCTGGAAGCTGCCATTTACCGATCGGGACTACCGCTTTCCTATCATGACTTTTTTGTTCAGGAAAAAGAAGGAGAAATCGATCTTTCCTTTGAACTGGCGCTGACAGGCTACTGTAAATTGAATGATGGGGAAATTTATCATGCAATATCTGATGAATTAAGGAAAATCAACCCGGCCTATCATATCGAAACGATGATTGACAGAAACTTTATCAGCGGAAAAATCTATGGAAATGATTGA
- the floA gene encoding flotillin-like protein FloA (flotillin-like protein involved in membrane lipid rafts) translates to MDPFVFPVGVLILAVLAGSIFLHFVPVGLWISALAADVNISLFNLVGMRIRRVEPRMIVLPLIKGIKAGLSLNSNQLEAHYLAGGNVDNVVDALIAAHRAQIALSFEQAAAIDLAGRNVLEAVQMSVNPKVIETPTISAVAKNGIELKVRARVTVRANIDRLVGGAGEATIIARVGEGIVTTVGSSEKHTDVLENPDHISRTVLGKGLDSGTAFEILSIDIADVDVGRNIGAQLQTDQAEADKQIAQARAEERRAMAVAKEQEMRAYTQEMQAKVVEAQAKVPLALADALRAGNLGVMDYYNMKNIVADTEMRENIAGSSEKKN, encoded by the coding sequence ATGGATCCTTTCGTTTTCCCTGTGGGAGTTTTAATTCTGGCTGTGCTGGCCGGTTCCATCTTCTTGCATTTCGTCCCGGTCGGGCTGTGGATTTCTGCCCTGGCTGCCGATGTAAATATATCCCTGTTCAATTTGGTAGGGATGCGGATCCGCCGCGTTGAGCCAAGGATGATAGTTCTTCCCTTGATCAAAGGAATCAAGGCGGGATTGTCCTTAAACAGCAATCAGCTGGAAGCTCATTATCTGGCTGGCGGTAATGTTGATAATGTGGTGGATGCATTGATTGCAGCACACAGAGCACAGATTGCTTTGTCCTTTGAACAGGCAGCAGCTATCGATCTTGCCGGCAGAAATGTACTGGAAGCCGTGCAGATGAGCGTTAATCCGAAGGTCATTGAAACACCGACGATTTCTGCTGTTGCAAAAAATGGCATCGAACTTAAGGTAAGAGCAAGGGTCACTGTTCGTGCCAATATCGATCGTCTCGTCGGCGGTGCAGGTGAAGCAACGATTATTGCCCGTGTCGGTGAAGGCATCGTTACAACGGTAGGCTCTTCTGAAAAGCATACCGACGTTCTTGAGAATCCGGATCATATATCCAGGACAGTGCTTGGAAAAGGCCTCGACTCCGGCACGGCTTTTGAAATTCTCTCCATTGATATAGCTGATGTGGATGTCGGAAGAAATATCGGCGCACAGCTCCAGACTGATCAGGCTGAAGCTGACAAGCAGATTGCACAGGCAAGAGCAGAGGAAAGAAGAGCGATGGCAGTTGCCAAAGAGCAGGAAATGCGTGCGTATACGCAGGAAATGCAGGCAAAGGTCGTAGAAGCGCAGGCAAAGGTGCCGCTTGCACTTGCCGATGCTCTTAGAGCCGGAAATCTTGGAGTCATGGATTATTACAATATGAAGAACATTGTGGCCGATACTGAAATGAGAGAAAATATTGCAGGCAGCAGTGAGAAGAAAAACTGA
- the alaS gene encoding alanine--tRNA ligase, producing the protein MKGNDIRESYLSFFENKKDHLRLKSFSLIPKDDPSLLLIGAGMAPLKPFFTGKVEPPRHRITTSQKCIRTGDIGNVGYTARHHTFFEMLGNFSFGDYFKKEAISWAWEFLTEVIKLDSSRLYVTIYPDDKEAYDYWHTMIGLPENHIYPLADNFWEIGEGPCGPDSEIFFDQGEEFGTDPENQMGGDGDRFLEIWNLVFSQYDRQKDGSYLPLAKKNIDTGAGLERLAAVLQHKKNNFETDLFFPIIEEASTLSGVSYGKSAQGDVALKVISDHARAITNMIADGILPSNEGRGYVLRRILRRAVRFGKLLGIQDPFMGHMIDVVIDMMKPAYPELLDKQAYIKKVAGMEEERFQTTLNAGIDLLSEMIEDTQKHNEKNISGERVFKLYDTYGFPWELTQEIAAEKGLSVDKAGFEAAMAEQKERARAARAKVSAKVATPDTTKLDISSLSTIDEDGTTKLLLVGKDGKELASAADGTEITAILLNTPFHAEGGGQIGDTGIITGAEGSIIVENTKKLPDGITYIIGEVKEGIIRAGEEVNVVVDRDRREKLARNHTGTHMLQAALRRVLGDQVNQAGSLVLPDRLRFDFTWPEALSAKQIREVEDIVNAEIIKNTSVSINEMPIDEAKNLGAMALFGEKYGDIVRVVSVGEFSKELCGGTHVSNTGELGSFRIIGESGIGSGVRRIEAVTGWAAYEMMQEDRKLINSAADALKSNSTGILERIEKLQAELKDAEHELSALKKNKVQDELKELIQNAEVKNGVSILGAVVHVDNINELREAADFVKAKLPVSAVILGTAVGDKVNLVGMASPDAVKAGIHMGKVISQAAKICGGGGGGKPANAQAGGKDVSKLADAVAQGVKIISGMLD; encoded by the coding sequence ATGAAGGGCAATGATATTCGCGAGTCGTATCTTTCGTTTTTTGAAAATAAAAAAGATCATCTTAGATTAAAGAGTTTTTCCTTGATTCCTAAGGATGACCCGAGTCTTTTGCTGATCGGCGCCGGAATGGCACCATTAAAACCGTTTTTCACAGGCAAGGTTGAACCGCCGAGACATAGAATCACAACAAGCCAGAAGTGCATCCGCACTGGTGATATCGGAAATGTAGGATATACTGCAAGACACCATACATTTTTCGAAATGCTGGGAAACTTCTCCTTTGGCGATTATTTCAAGAAGGAAGCTATTTCCTGGGCATGGGAATTCCTTACTGAAGTAATCAAACTTGACAGCTCCCGCTTGTATGTTACAATCTATCCGGATGATAAGGAAGCTTATGATTACTGGCATACGATGATCGGACTGCCGGAAAATCATATTTATCCTCTTGCCGATAATTTCTGGGAAATCGGTGAAGGCCCGTGCGGCCCTGATTCTGAAATTTTCTTCGATCAGGGAGAAGAATTCGGAACAGACCCGGAAAATCAGATGGGCGGAGACGGTGATCGTTTCCTTGAAATCTGGAACCTGGTATTCAGCCAGTATGACCGTCAGAAGGATGGCTCCTATCTTCCTCTGGCAAAGAAAAACATTGATACCGGTGCAGGTCTGGAACGTCTTGCAGCCGTACTGCAGCACAAGAAAAACAATTTCGAAACAGACCTGTTCTTCCCGATTATTGAAGAAGCATCTACTCTCTCCGGTGTTTCCTATGGAAAGAGTGCACAGGGCGATGTTGCATTGAAAGTTATTTCGGATCATGCCAGAGCCATTACCAATATGATTGCTGACGGCATTCTGCCTTCCAATGAAGGAAGAGGTTATGTACTCCGCAGAATCCTCAGACGTGCTGTACGTTTCGGAAAACTGCTTGGCATTCAGGATCCATTCATGGGTCATATGATCGATGTAGTCATCGATATGATGAAACCTGCCTATCCGGAATTGCTGGATAAACAGGCATACATTAAGAAAGTAGCTGGAATGGAAGAAGAAAGATTCCAGACAACATTGAATGCGGGTATTGATCTTCTTTCCGAAATGATAGAAGATACCCAGAAACATAATGAAAAAAATATTTCCGGGGAACGCGTTTTCAAATTATATGATACCTATGGATTCCCATGGGAACTAACACAGGAAATCGCCGCTGAAAAGGGACTTTCTGTTGATAAGGCCGGTTTTGAAGCTGCAATGGCTGAACAGAAGGAAAGAGCAAGAGCAGCCCGCGCTAAGGTTTCTGCCAAGGTGGCAACGCCTGATACGACAAAACTGGATATTTCTTCTTTATCAACCATTGATGAAGACGGGACAACGAAACTCCTTCTCGTAGGCAAAGATGGCAAAGAACTTGCTTCTGCCGCAGATGGTACAGAAATCACAGCAATCCTTCTCAATACTCCTTTCCACGCTGAAGGCGGCGGACAGATTGGTGATACAGGCATCATTACCGGAGCTGAAGGTTCCATTATTGTTGAAAATACCAAGAAGCTTCCTGATGGAATCACTTACATTATCGGTGAAGTTAAAGAAGGCATCATTCGCGCAGGCGAAGAGGTCAATGTAGTTGTAGACCGCGACAGACGTGAAAAACTGGCCAGAAACCATACGGGCACGCATATGCTGCAGGCTGCACTTAGAAGAGTACTCGGCGATCAGGTCAATCAGGCAGGTTCCCTGGTACTTCCTGACAGACTGAGATTCGACTTCACCTGGCCGGAAGCATTATCTGCAAAGCAGATCAGGGAAGTTGAAGATATCGTCAATGCTGAAATCATCAAGAACACATCAGTGTCCATTAATGAAATGCCGATTGATGAAGCTAAAAATCTGGGAGCGATGGCTCTGTTCGGAGAAAAATACGGCGATATCGTCCGTGTCGTTTCCGTTGGTGAATTCAGCAAGGAATTATGCGGTGGTACGCACGTATCCAATACCGGAGAATTAGGATCCTTCAGAATTATCGGAGAGTCCGGTATCGGATCCGGTGTCAGAAGAATTGAAGCTGTCACAGGCTGGGCTGCTTATGAAATGATGCAGGAAGACAGAAAGCTTATCAATTCTGCTGCAGATGCATTGAAATCAAACAGCACAGGGATTCTGGAACGCATTGAAAAACTGCAGGCAGAACTGAAAGACGCTGAACATGAATTATCCGCCCTTAAGAAAAACAAGGTCCAGGACGAGCTGAAAGAATTGATTCAGAATGCTGAAGTTAAAAATGGTGTTTCCATACTGGGTGCAGTTGTTCATGTTGATAATATAAATGAATTGCGTGAAGCTGCAGATTTTGTAAAGGCCAAGCTTCCTGTTT
- the rnmV gene encoding ribonuclease M5, with amino-acid sequence MIKQVIVVEGKSDIARVSMAVDADMIATEGFTLRPEVIERIRLAHEKRGIIILTDPDGPGERIRKRLIKLFPKALNAFVPKDEASTKDDVGIEDASPESIRKALYKLRISSLEDSRLFSEEDLFKGGLIGKADSSAKREAVGAVLGIGYGNAKQFLKRLNHYGVTREEWENALQVCQKESSC; translated from the coding sequence ATGATAAAACAAGTAATCGTAGTTGAAGGAAAATCAGATATAGCAAGAGTAAGCATGGCTGTAGATGCGGACATGATTGCAACAGAAGGTTTTACGCTTCGTCCGGAGGTAATTGAGAGGATCCGCCTGGCTCATGAAAAGCGGGGAATTATTATCCTGACGGATCCGGATGGCCCCGGGGAAAGAATAAGGAAACGTTTGATTAAGCTCTTTCCAAAGGCATTGAATGCTTTTGTACCAAAAGATGAAGCATCCACAAAGGATGATGTGGGAATCGAGGATGCTTCTCCTGAATCGATCAGGAAAGCATTGTACAAACTCCGTATCAGCAGTCTGGAAGACTCCCGCTTATTCTCAGAAGAAGACTTATTTAAGGGCGGACTTATCGGAAAGGCCGATTCTTCAGCAAAAAGGGAAGCAGTTGGTGCTGTTCTTGGTATAGGGTATGGCAACGCAAAGCAGTTTTTAAAAAGATTAAATCATTATGGTGTTACACGTGAAGAGTGGGAAAATGCTTTGCAGGTGTGCCAGAAGGAGAGTTCATGCTAG
- a CDS encoding response regulator transcription factor has product MRNCVLILEPDAGVSRFMQLKLEEEGFNCLTDNTGDSAVDLAGQRQVDIILLDPDSAPRNGMELLGKVREISSIPIIYLSSDSSVDTKVAVLNAGADDYITKPYATKELVARIRSALRRHEEPKVVTDPSFTIGDLSIYPDRHEVRVAGEAVDLTKKEFDLLLFLAKNKNRVLKREEILEKVWGYGYAGKTNIVDVYIRYLRSKIDEKIGKKYIHTVRGIGYVARD; this is encoded by the coding sequence ATGAGAAACTGTGTATTGATTCTTGAACCAGATGCAGGTGTGAGCCGGTTCATGCAGTTAAAACTGGAAGAAGAAGGGTTCAACTGCCTGACTGATAATACCGGGGATTCTGCTGTAGATCTGGCAGGCCAGCGCCAGGTCGATATTATTCTGCTTGATCCGGATTCAGCGCCAAGAAACGGAATGGAACTTCTTGGCAAAGTTCGCGAAATCAGTTCCATACCGATCATATACTTGTCTTCAGACAGCAGCGTTGATACTAAAGTCGCTGTTTTGAATGCAGGGGCAGATGATTATATTACAAAGCCATATGCAACGAAAGAACTGGTTGCAAGAATTCGTTCTGCCTTAAGACGCCATGAAGAGCCAAAAGTTGTAACGGATCCGTCCTTTACTATCGGCGATCTTTCCATTTACCCGGATCGTCATGAAGTCCGCGTTGCCGGGGAAGCAGTGGATCTGACAAAGAAAGAATTTGATTTGCTTCTGTTTTTGGCAAAGAATAAGAACAGAGTCCTGAAGAGAGAAGAAATACTGGAAAAGGTCTGGGGCTATGGTTATGCAGGGAAGACAAATATTGTTGATGTTTACATCAGGTACCTGCGCAGCAAGATTGATGAAAAGATAGGAAAGAAGTACATACATACCGTTCGCGGAATCGGCTATGTAGCAAGAGATTGA
- a CDS encoding nitrilase-related carbon-nitrogen hydrolase: MEVDSGQKDRNIRHAFQLLEQAVPNSDVLVLPELWTIGYDFHNLDKNATRLGDSLISGLSSFANYHHVTLEAGTLPVEVNGKISNMGIVFGPNGEIQAQYSKRHLFYGYEESKLMVPGNSLMNTEINGVKTGMAVCYEFYFPRMWRKMAKSGVTLVLAPASWPAVHIPQWEVLTRARAIENGICVCAVNMAGEYHGLKLGGHSLFIDPTGKVEAEAGDGEEILYGEYDEIRYRDLGKQLAVIRL; encoded by the coding sequence ATGGAAGTTGACTCAGGGCAGAAGGACAGAAATATACGGCATGCATTCCAGCTCTTGGAACAAGCAGTTCCAAACAGTGACGTTCTGGTGCTGCCGGAATTGTGGACAATCGGATATGATTTTCACAATTTAGATAAAAATGCAACAAGGCTTGGGGACAGTTTGATCTCTGGATTATCCTCATTTGCCAATTATCATCATGTTACTTTGGAGGCGGGGACGCTTCCTGTAGAAGTCAATGGCAAGATCAGCAACATGGGGATCGTGTTCGGCCCGAATGGGGAAATCCAGGCACAGTACAGCAAGCGTCATCTGTTTTACGGATATGAGGAATCAAAATTGATGGTTCCCGGAAACAGTTTGATGAATACTGAAATCAACGGTGTCAAAACCGGAATGGCTGTCTGTTATGAGTTCTATTTTCCGAGAATGTGGAGAAAAATGGCAAAGAGCGGAGTGACATTAGTGCTGGCTCCGGCTTCATGGCCTGCCGTCCATATTCCTCAATGGGAAGTCCTTACAAGAGCCAGGGCTATAGAAAACGGGATCTGCGTCTGCGCGGTCAATATGGCAGGAGAGTACCACGGGCTCAAGCTTGGCGGGCATTCTCTCTTTATTGACCCGACAGGGAAGGTAGAAGCGGAAGCAGGAGATGGCGAGGAAATCCTTTATGGAGAGTATGATGAAATCCGGTACAGGGATTTAGGAAAGCAATTGGCGGTCATACGCTTATAA
- the serS gene encoding serine--tRNA ligase, translating into MLDMKFIREHAEEVKENLVNRHNPFDLDHVLDLDQKRRELLQQTEVLKSQKNAASKMIAQAKKEGRDASKDIEDMREVGKKISAIDSELASIEAELKELLLHIPNMADKSVPVGKDDSENPEVRRWGEIPTFDFPVKAHYELGDTLGILDSERAGKVSGARFYFYLDGAARLERAVYNFMLDVHTQENDFIEVIPPYIINGNSMQGTGQLPKFADDMYKVEGENMYMTPTAEVPLTNFFAGEIIDGDKLPVHFTALTPCFRKEAGSAGKDTRGLIRQHQFHKVEMVKYCKPEDSWDELESLTKEAEKILQLLKLPYHVVCLCTGDIGFSSAKTYDIEVWMPAQNKYREISSCSNCLDFQARRANIRFRRKTGEKPEFVHTLNGSGLAVGRTVVAIMENYQQADGTIRVPDALVPYMNGVKVIGQRKNSGK; encoded by the coding sequence ATGTTGGATATGAAGTTCATTAGGGAGCATGCTGAGGAAGTAAAGGAAAACCTGGTTAATAGACATAATCCCTTTGATTTGGATCACGTTCTTGATCTGGATCAGAAGAGAAGAGAACTGCTTCAGCAGACAGAAGTATTGAAGAGCCAGAAAAACGCTGCATCCAAGATGATTGCCCAGGCAAAAAAGGAAGGCAGGGATGCTTCCAAGGATATTGAGGATATGCGCGAAGTAGGAAAAAAGATTTCTGCCATTGACAGCGAACTGGCATCTATTGAAGCTGAACTGAAAGAACTGCTGCTTCATATTCCTAATATGGCCGATAAGTCTGTTCCTGTGGGCAAAGATGATTCTGAAAATCCGGAAGTCAGACGCTGGGGAGAAATCCCGACCTTTGATTTCCCTGTTAAAGCCCATTATGAATTAGGCGATACCCTTGGAATCCTGGATTCTGAAAGAGCAGGAAAGGTTTCCGGAGCTCGCTTCTATTTCTATCTGGATGGTGCTGCACGTCTTGAAAGAGCTGTTTATAATTTCATGCTGGATGTCCACACACAGGAAAATGATTTCATCGAAGTCATTCCTCCATACATCATCAACGGAAACTCCATGCAGGGAACTGGCCAGCTTCCTAAATTTGCTGATGACATGTACAAAGTCGAAGGCGAAAACATGTACATGACACCGACCGCTGAAGTTCCGCTGACCAACTTCTTTGCTGGAGAAATCATCGATGGAGATAAACTTCCGGTGCATTTTACAGCACTGACACCATGCTTCAGAAAGGAAGCAGGATCAGCAGGCAAGGATACACGCGGCCTGATCAGACAGCATCAGTTCCATAAAGTGGAAATGGTTAAATACTGCAAACCGGAAGACAGCTGGGACGAACTGGAATCCCTGACAAAAGAAGCTGAGAAGATCCTGCAGCTCTTAAAATTGCCGTATCATGTCGTCTGCCTGTGCACGGGAGACATTGGATTCTCCTCGGCTAAGACTTACGATATCGAAGTCTGGATGCCAGCGCAGAATAAGTACAGGGAAATCTCCTCCTGCTCCAACTGTCTGGATTTCCAGGCCAGACGCGCTAATATCAGATTCCGCAGAAAGACCGGAGAAAAACCTGAATTTGTTCATACATTGAATGGTTCCGGACTGGCTGTCGGACGTACTGTAGTTGCCATTATGGAAAACTATCAGCAGGCTGATGGAACAATCAGAGTACCGGATGCATTGGTTCCATATATGAACGGGGTCAAAGTTATTGGTCAGAGAAAGAATTCTGGCAAATAA
- a CDS encoding NfeD family protein has product MKNLKVLLAFFISAFMLPCTVLASDGGVAASIIKDPVVDTLFSIIIILSIVIEIKTAGFSGGSLIAILAGLILIGTNWYYEGGQSLEFALYFGGIALIILDILVMYTGIFIGAGFIAVMAGLFFTFGGNMTALYILLFAVLASCVGAYFLFKYLPDNHIWQKITLHARQTNKEGYLSSSKDLSSFEGKSGISVSTLRPTGKISIDGDIKDAISENGYIEKNCEVRVVKVENNYLIVRKA; this is encoded by the coding sequence TTGAAAAATCTTAAAGTTCTTCTTGCTTTTTTTATCTCTGCATTCATGCTTCCCTGCACGGTTCTTGCCAGTGATGGAGGAGTGGCGGCGTCGATTATTAAAGATCCGGTTGTGGATACTTTATTTTCAATCATCATCATTTTATCCATCGTGATCGAGATAAAGACGGCAGGTTTTTCCGGAGGAAGCCTTATAGCCATTCTGGCGGGCCTTATCCTCATAGGAACGAACTGGTACTATGAAGGCGGGCAGTCTCTTGAATTTGCGCTTTATTTCGGCGGCATCGCATTGATTATTCTGGATATTCTCGTGATGTATACGGGCATATTCATAGGCGCCGGTTTCATCGCAGTTATGGCAGGTCTCTTTTTTACTTTTGGCGGAAACATGACGGCTCTTTATATTCTTCTGTTTGCAGTACTGGCTTCCTGTGTCGGGGCTTATTTCCTTTTCAAATACCTTCCCGACAACCACATCTGGCAGAAGATTACACTTCATGCCAGACAGACGAATAAAGAAGGTTACTTATCTTCCTCAAAGGACCTCAGCTCATTTGAAGGAAAGTCCGGGATCAGCGTCTCAACATTGAGGCCCACCGGAAAAATTTCAATTGACGGGGATATTAAAGATGCAATTTCCGAGAACGGGTACATTGAGAAGAATTGCGAAGTCCGTGTAGTGAAAGTTGAAAACAATTACTTGATTGTAAGAAAAGCATAG
- a CDS encoding C40 family peptidase, with translation MKIKKYTVLAACLLVFGTFNVSYADYMMGSHGNDVRILQRRLALYGLNVKANGTYDKATYKAVVKFQKKRHLTADGIIGPATYKALTGYSMKTASKTGSDAPAAVKKSSSAQIQSTGINDFLVQWHSSVITNSTVKAITEEAQKYIGVPYQFGGTTPKGFDCSGFIQYVFNRKGIVLPRSADEQYTSGRKISVNALEPGDLVFFKTYDQGISHSGLYLGDGYFISATSSKGVAVATMKSGYWHDRYVGANRVL, from the coding sequence ATGAAAATAAAAAAGTACACAGTTTTAGCGGCCTGCCTGTTGGTTTTTGGAACTTTCAACGTATCTTATGCTGATTACATGATGGGTTCCCATGGGAATGATGTCAGGATCCTTCAAAGACGTCTTGCTCTCTATGGACTGAATGTAAAAGCAAACGGCACCTATGACAAGGCAACATACAAGGCTGTCGTGAAGTTCCAGAAGAAAAGGCATCTGACAGCGGATGGAATCATCGGTCCTGCCACTTATAAAGCATTGACCGGCTATTCTATGAAAACGGCTTCAAAAACCGGCTCAGATGCTCCCGCTGCCGTAAAGAAAAGCAGCAGTGCCCAAATCCAGAGTACGGGAATCAATGATTTCCTGGTACAGTGGCACAGCTCGGTGATAACAAACAGCACTGTTAAGGCGATTACAGAAGAAGCGCAGAAGTACATTGGAGTTCCGTACCAGTTCGGCGGTACGACGCCGAAGGGATTTGACTGCTCAGGTTTTATTCAGTATGTTTTCAACCGGAAAGGGATTGTCCTTCCCCGGTCAGCTGACGAGCAGTATACTTCCGGGAGAAAGATTTCAGTGAACGCACTCGAACCCGGCGATCTTGTTTTCTTTAAAACGTATGATCAGGGAATCTCGCATTCCGGATTGTACTTAGGGGACGGATATTTCATCAGCGCGACCTCGAGCAAGGGCGTGGCTGTAGCAACGATGAAAAGCGGCTACTGGCATGACAGATATGTCGGCGCAAACAGGGTTCTGTAA
- a CDS encoding YdbC family protein — translation MAAKITYTIQKELGDLSIAPNGWKKQLTYTSWNNREEKFDLRSWNEDHTAMTKGITLTKEEALKLRDILNEIDFDEL, via the coding sequence ATGGCTGCTAAAATTACATACACGATACAAAAGGAATTGGGCGATTTGTCAATTGCGCCTAATGGATGGAAAAAGCAATTGACTTACACAAGCTGGAATAACCGGGAAGAGAAATTTGATCTGCGTTCTTGGAATGAAGATCATACAGCTATGACAAAGGGAATTACGCTGACTAAGGAAGAAGCCCTTAAGCTGCGTGATATACTGAACGAAATTGATTTCGATGAATTATGA